TTCATCTTCTCTCCCAGACGAAGAGTATCGCAGAATGTATCATCCTGGGGACGTGCAATCGGACGGAAATTTACGTCGTTTGCGATCAGGCGAATATTGGCCGAGACTATACCCGCCGTTTTTTGGCTGAATGGTTCGGCGTGGAGAAAGAACAATTTAAGGATCATCTCTATATAAAAGAGAACGAACAAGCAATCGAGCACTTGTTCCGCGTCTCTTCCGGTCTTGATTCGATGGTAATGGGAGAAACACAAATCCTCGGACAAGTCCGGGATGCGTTCCTGTTGGCGCAGGAGCGTCAAACGACAGGAACTGTCTTCAACACCTTATTCAAGCAAGCGATTACGTTCGCCAAGCGTGCCCATACAGAGACAGCGATTGGACAAAATGCGGTTTCTGTCAGCTACGCTGCTGTCGAACTGGGCAAAAAGATATTCGGTTCCTTCGCAGGGAAGTCTGTTCTGATCGTCGGAGCAGGCAAAATGAGCGAACTGACCGCCAAGCACCTGCACGCAAATGGATCGGAACGCGTCATGGTAGCGAATCGTACATTGGAACGAGCGCAGCTTTTGGCAGAAAAGTTCAAGGGTGACTCCTGTACGATGGAGCAGTTGCCAGAGGCACTGCTCACAGCAGACATCGTCATCAGCTCGACCGGAGCGACAGGTTATGTCCTCGGAAAAAAAGAACTGGCTCCGATCATGAAACAACGGAAGCATCGTCCGTTGTTCATGGTGGATATCGCAGTTCCTCGCGACCTGAATCCAGACTTGCATGATCTTGATAACGTATTTTTATATGATATTGACGATCTGGAAGGAATCGTTGCGAGTAATGTTGCGGAACGTTCTCGTGAAGCGGAACGTCTGGATGTCATGATTCAAGAAGAGATCGTGGCATTCACGACCTGGTACCAGACGCTTGGCGTGGCGCCACTGATCGCTGCACTGCGTGACAAGGCAAACACGATCCAAAGCGAAGCGATGCGAAAAATCGAAAACAAGCTGCCGAATCTGTCTGAGCGGGAGATGCACATCATCCGCAAGACAACCAAGGGCATTGTCAATCAACTGTTGCACGATCCGGTCGTGCGTTTAAAGGAAATGGCAGCGACCAAAGATGGGGAAGAAGTACTGGATATTTTCGAGAAAATGTTTGCGTTGGAGGAGATCCTGGAGCGAAAAGAACAGGAAGCAATCTGGGCTAACGATAAAAATAAACAGACATCTTCTTCTCGGGAACAGGTATTGGCTTCCCGGTTCCCTGACTAAGCTGACCTGACAATCTATCTGCTACTAGAGGTTGTTCAAAAAGTCGTCTTTTGATCACGAAGTAGCTCCGAAAGCTAATTCGACATCGAATATGGCGTTCACCTCCGAAGTCCGGTGCTCATGTAGATTACCTACACTGCGCTCCTCCTTCGTTCGGTTCTCGCCATCTTCTCGGTGCTAAAAAGCCGACTTTTTGAACACGCACTGTTAGAAACCGATTGGGAAAGTGGGGGAGAGAGTGCATGGCCGAGGTGAGATGGATCTACGACTTGACGATCTTTCTCTACGCTGCAAGTGTTCTCTTCTATTTTAACGACTTCTTGCAAAGCAACCGGAAAGTCAATCGTCTGGCTTTCGGGTTGCTTGTTGTCGTTTGGGCCTTGCAAACCGCATTTTTTGTCTCGCAAGCAGTCATGAAGGGGTATTTTCCAGTCATTACGCTGTTTGAGACGCTCTTTTTTTATTCATGGGTGCTGGTAGGTTTGTCGCTTGCCATTCACTATTTTTTTCGAATTGATTTGCTGGTTTTTTTTACTAATATTATCGGGTTCGTCGTGCTCGTCATGTCGATGTTTTTGCCGGAAACGCCGATTGAGGCTGTATCGAGCATTTTGACCTCTGAGCTATTGCTGACGCATGTGACACTGGCCATGTTCAGCTACGGGGCATTCTCGCTCTCCATGATCTTCTCGGCCATGTATTTGCTCCAGCACAAAATGCTAAAGGGACGACGCTGGTCGCCGTTGCTCAGGCGTTTGCCAAGCCTCGATCAATTGGAAGGTTACGCGTACCGAATGAACATGCTCGGCGTACCAATGCTCTTGCTTTCGATTGTATTAGGGATCATTTGGGGTAAAATGGTTTTGCCGGAGAAATTTCTGCTAGATTCTAAAGTAGTGCTCTCCGTGCTCGTCGTTGCGATTTATTCGTTGTGGCTGTACCAACGCTATCGGGATACGATGCAGATGCGCAGACTCGCGCAGTGGAACGTCCTGGCGTTTTTGTTACTGCTTATCAATTTTTTGGGCTTCACTACTTCTACATTTCACGACTGGTGGTAGGAGCTGTTCATCAAGGAGGCTGTCATGGGAAAATGGAAAGTGGGAACGCGTCGCAGCAAATTGGCGCTCACCCAAACGAATTGGGTCGTAGATAAACTGAAGGGGTTCGCACCTGAAGCTGATTTTGAATTGCATGAAATCGTAACAAAAGGCGATCGAATTCTCGATGTGACCTTGTCCAAAGTAGGCGGAAAAGGATTGTTTGTCAAAGAAATCGAGCAATCCTTGTTCGATAAGGAAACCGATTTTGCCGTACACAGCTTGAAGGATATGCCGGCTGAATTGCCAGAGGGCTTGGTAATCGGCGCGATTCCGAAGCGTGTTGATCCTCGGGATGTTCTGCTTTCCAAGGACGGCAAGACGTTGGATGAACTGCCCCAAGGAGCTTTGGTAGGGACCAGTAGCTTGCGCCGTTCTGCACAAATTCTCGCACATCGCCCTGACATTCAGATCGAATCTCTGCGTGGAAATATTGATACGCGCATACGCAAGCTTGCGGAAGGTAATTTTGATGCGATTATCCTTGCTGCGGCTGGACTTGAGCGCGTGAATTTTGAAGGCGAAATCTCGCAGTTCCTGCCTGTTGAAATCAGCTTGCCAGCAGTCGGTCAGGGTGCGCTTGCCATCGAATGCCGTGCAGACGATGAGAAGACACTCGCTCTCTTGAAGCAGTTTGATGACGCACCGACACGCTTGGCGGTAACAGCAGAGCGGAGCTTCCTGCACAAGCTCCAAGGAGGCTGTCAGGTGCCGATTGGCGCATACGCGACAGTTGGAGAGAACAATGAAATTACGTTGACCGGAATGGTTGGCTCCCCTGATGGAAAACAAATGTTCAAAAACACGGCGACTGGCCAGGATCCGTTAGCGCTGGGCATTCAAGTGGCGGAAGCTCTTCTGGCGCAAGGAGCGGGAGACGTACTTGCGCAAGTATTGCGGGAGAATGAGCAATGATTGTCCACGGATCGCACAAGCCGCTGACTGGCAAGTGCATCATGGTCACGCGGGCAAGAAGTCAAGTTCGCGAGCTCGTTGAACATATCGAGCGGTTGGGTGGAGAAGCGTATGCATTTCCCCTGTTAAAAATGATGCCGCCGACGGACACTGCCAAGCTCGATGAAGCCATCACCCAGTTGCCAACATACGACTGGGTGGTCTTCACAAGTGTGAATGGTGTACGCTTCTTCTTGGAGCGCATGCGCGAGGTCGGGGTAGGCCTTGAAGCATTCACTGGCAAAATTGCAGCAGTCGGTCCGAAGACGGCCAAGGCACTTGAGCATCACGGGCTCGAAGTAGCTGTCATCCCGTCTGATTACGTGGCGGAGGGCTTGCTGTCGAGCTTGTATGATCAGTTGCTTTCTGGTCAGCGCGTTCTGCTGCCTCGTGCAGATATTGCCCGCAAGGCACTGCCGAAGGAGTTGGCTCGCTTGGGACTTGCTGTGACAGAGGTAGACGTGTATCACACTGTCATCGATGCAGAGCAGGCTCCAGACGCAGCGGAAAAGCTCCAGCAAGGACTCATCGATATCATCTTGTTTACCAGTTCTTCAACGGTGACACATTTCATGGCAGCGATGGAGCCTTATGCATCGTTAGACTGGCTCAAGCATGTTCAGATAGCCTGTATCGGACCAATAACGGCAGACACCGCAAAGCAAAACGGGCTTTCTGTTCATGTGGTAGCGAGTGAGTACACCGTGGAAGGATTACTAGCAGCTATCATAGAGAATCTGGGAGGGAATCGACATGGCACAAACATTTGACCGTCATCGCCGTCTTCGCAAAAGCGCGGCTATGCGCAATCTGGTGCGGGAGAACCACGTACGGGTGGAAGACTTGATTTATCCGTTGTTCGTAGTGGAAGGAACCGGTATTAAGAATGAGATTCCGTCCATGCCAGGCGTGTATCAGCTCTCCTTGGACACGCTGGCCGAAGAAATGAAGGAAATCGTAGCTCTCGGCATTCAGGCTGTTTTGATGTTTGGGGTACCAACGCATAAAGACGCATGCGGAACAGAGGCGTACAATGATGATGCGATTACCCAACAGGCGATGCGTCTGATCAAGGAAGCCCATCCGGAAATGATCGTGATTGCAGATACATGCCTGTGTGAATACACCGATCATGGTCACTGTGGTGTCATTCACGAAGGAGAAGTCGTGAATGACGAAACATTGAAGCTTTTGGGTCAGACCGCTGTTTCCCAAGCAAAAGCTGGAGCAGATATTATTGCACCTTCCAACATGATGGACGGTTTCGTGATTGCAATCCGTGAAGCTTTGGACGAGGCTGGTTTTGAGCACATTCCGATCATGTCCTATGCGGTGAAATACGCTTCTGCCTTCTACGGGCCATTCCGCGATGCGGCAGGCTCTACTCCACAATTCGGTGATCGCAAAAGCTACCAAATGGACGCAGCCAATGCACGAGAAGGTCTGCGCGAGGCAGCTTCCGATGTAAAAGAAGGCGCGGACTTCTTGATCGTGAAGCCAGGTCTTGCCTTCATGGACATGGTTCTTCGTCTGCGTGAGAACTTCAACCTGCCAATCGTGGCTTACAATGTGAGTGCAGAGTATTCCATGGTAAAAGCGGCAGCTTTGAATGGCTGGATCGATGAAGAGCGTATCGTTATGGAAACATTGGTTGGCTTCAAGCGCGCAGGTGCGGATATGATCATTACGTACCATGCAAAAGATGTTGCAAAATGGCTGGCGAGGTGAGCACGAGATGAATAGAGAAAAATCTACTCAGTTATTTGCAGAAGCACAGCATTACATACCAGGCGGAGTTAACAGTCCGGTTCGTGCCTTTAAAAGCGTTGGAGGCAATCCTGTTTACATCGCAAAAGGAGAAGGCTCCCGCATTTTTGATGTCGATGGAAACAGCTATATTGACTACATCGGCTCGTGGGGTCCATTGATCTTGGGTCATGCGCATCCGCGTGTCCTTGCAGCGATTACGGAAGTAGCTGCACTTGGAACCAGCTTCGGCGCACCCACTGAGCGGGAAACCGAAATGGCAAAGCTCGTTTGTGAGATCGTGCCATCTGTGGAAGTTGTGCGTATGGTGAACTCCGGTACAGAGGCGACGATGAGCGCTCTGCGCCTCGCGCGTGGCTATACCAGACGCAACAAAATCATGAAGTTCGAAGGCTGCTACCATGGTCATGCCGACAGCCTGTTGATCAAAGCTGGTTCCGGTGTGGCTACACTTGGACTGCCAGACAGCCCAGGGGTACCAGAAGGAACAGCACACAACACGATTACGGTTCCTTACAATGATCTCGAAAGCGTCAAACTGGCATTTGAAACGTTTGGCGATGATCTGGCAGCAGTTATTGTGGAGCCAATCGGCGGCAACATGGGGGTTGTTCCTCCACAGCCGGGCTTCCTCGAAGGACTGCGTGAAATTACGGAGAAACATGGGACACTGCTCATTTTCGATGAAGTCATGACTGGCTTCCGTGTAGCATTAGGCGGTGTACAAGAGCTGTACGGCATTACTCCGGATCTGACAACGATGGGGAAAGTCATCGGTGGTGGCTTGCCAGTAGGTGCATACGGTGGCAAACGGGAGATCATGCAGCAAGTGGCTCCAGCAGGACCAATCTATCAGGCAGGTACGCTGTCAGGAAATCCTTTGGCAATGGCTGCTGGCTTGACTACCTTGCAAGAGCTCAGCAAACCAGGCGCTTACGAGCGCTTGGAGAAGATGTCCGCTCGTTTGGCTGAAGGCTTGGCTGACAATGCCAAGAAGCTGGGCATCCCGCACACGCTCAATCGCGTAGGCTCCATGGTTTGCCTGTTCTTCACAGAGACGCCGGTTATCAACTATGAAACAGCGAAAACATCCGATCTGGAGCGTTTCTCGGCGTACTTTAGCTATCTGCTCGAGGAAGGCATCATGATCCCGCCGTCCCAGTTTGAGGGTATGTTCGTTTCCTTGGCTCATACGGATGAAGATATCGAACGGACGATTGAAGCAAGCTACAAAGCGATGAAAAAAGCGTTTGAATAAAGAATCAAAAGAAGAAAGCACTTCCTTGCTGATGCAGGAAGTGCTTTTTTTGATTTTTTGCAGGATTTTTCCACCCCCTGTCAAAATACGAAGGAAAATGCAGATGAGTGAGGTGGAAAGATGGAAGGGACGATTGTTCACGTACCGCAAAAACATCTGATTGGACTTAGCTTCTCCGGTTCTTTTCCGATGCTTGTCGAATACATGCCCAAACTGTGGGAGACTTTTTTGAAGCGTCAGGATGAGATTCCTTTCGTGATTTCACCAGATGTTCGTTACGACATCAACAACGAGAATCGGACGTACGAAATGTATACCGAGTACATTGTGGTGGAAGTCGAGCGTTTTGAGCAGATCCCTGAGGGCATGGTAGGGTTTACGATTCCTGCGAAGACATACGCTCGCTTTACCCACACAGGACCGATGGAACAGGTCCAAAACACATACCACAGTCTGTTTGGCTGGCTCAACGAGAATGGCCATCAAGTGGACGACCAAGCCCTTCGCATGGAGTGCTACGACCATCGGTACATTCCCTCTGTGCATGAGTCTGCTCGCGTCGACAATGCGTATGAAATTTTTATCCCGCTTCGGTAAAAAACAAGAAAACAACACCTACTTTGCACGAGCAAGAGGTGTTGTTTTTGATGTCAATCCATTTGCTTGTCCAAGAAGCGTGATAGTTCACCCATGACAGACTGAAGCACTTGAAGAGAATCATCGATG
This genomic stretch from Brevibacillus brevis harbors:
- the hemC gene encoding hydroxymethylbilane synthase, which gives rise to MGKWKVGTRRSKLALTQTNWVVDKLKGFAPEADFELHEIVTKGDRILDVTLSKVGGKGLFVKEIEQSLFDKETDFAVHSLKDMPAELPEGLVIGAIPKRVDPRDVLLSKDGKTLDELPQGALVGTSSLRRSAQILAHRPDIQIESLRGNIDTRIRKLAEGNFDAIILAAAGLERVNFEGEISQFLPVEISLPAVGQGALAIECRADDEKTLALLKQFDDAPTRLAVTAERSFLHKLQGGCQVPIGAYATVGENNEITLTGMVGSPDGKQMFKNTATGQDPLALGIQVAEALLAQGAGDVLAQVLRENEQ
- the hemA gene encoding glutamyl-tRNA reductase, with amino-acid sequence MDILLLGLNYKTAPVEIREKFTFSDDGTARALHLLSQTKSIAECIILGTCNRTEIYVVCDQANIGRDYTRRFLAEWFGVEKEQFKDHLYIKENEQAIEHLFRVSSGLDSMVMGETQILGQVRDAFLLAQERQTTGTVFNTLFKQAITFAKRAHTETAIGQNAVSVSYAAVELGKKIFGSFAGKSVLIVGAGKMSELTAKHLHANGSERVMVANRTLERAQLLAEKFKGDSCTMEQLPEALLTADIVISSTGATGYVLGKKELAPIMKQRKHRPLFMVDIAVPRDLNPDLHDLDNVFLYDIDDLEGIVASNVAERSREAERLDVMIQEEIVAFTTWYQTLGVAPLIAALRDKANTIQSEAMRKIENKLPNLSEREMHIIRKTTKGIVNQLLHDPVVRLKEMAATKDGEEVLDIFEKMFALEEILERKEQEAIWANDKNKQTSSSREQVLASRFPD
- the hemB gene encoding porphobilinogen synthase, encoding MAQTFDRHRRLRKSAAMRNLVRENHVRVEDLIYPLFVVEGTGIKNEIPSMPGVYQLSLDTLAEEMKEIVALGIQAVLMFGVPTHKDACGTEAYNDDAITQQAMRLIKEAHPEMIVIADTCLCEYTDHGHCGVIHEGEVVNDETLKLLGQTAVSQAKAGADIIAPSNMMDGFVIAIREALDEAGFEHIPIMSYAVKYASAFYGPFRDAAGSTPQFGDRKSYQMDAANAREGLREAASDVKEGADFLIVKPGLAFMDMVLRLRENFNLPIVAYNVSAEYSMVKAAALNGWIDEERIVMETLVGFKRAGADMIITYHAKDVAKWLAR
- a CDS encoding GyrI-like domain-containing protein, translated to MEGTIVHVPQKHLIGLSFSGSFPMLVEYMPKLWETFLKRQDEIPFVISPDVRYDINNENRTYEMYTEYIVVEVERFEQIPEGMVGFTIPAKTYARFTHTGPMEQVQNTYHSLFGWLNENGHQVDDQALRMECYDHRYIPSVHESARVDNAYEIFIPLR
- the hemL gene encoding glutamate-1-semialdehyde 2,1-aminomutase, with amino-acid sequence MNREKSTQLFAEAQHYIPGGVNSPVRAFKSVGGNPVYIAKGEGSRIFDVDGNSYIDYIGSWGPLILGHAHPRVLAAITEVAALGTSFGAPTERETEMAKLVCEIVPSVEVVRMVNSGTEATMSALRLARGYTRRNKIMKFEGCYHGHADSLLIKAGSGVATLGLPDSPGVPEGTAHNTITVPYNDLESVKLAFETFGDDLAAVIVEPIGGNMGVVPPQPGFLEGLREITEKHGTLLIFDEVMTGFRVALGGVQELYGITPDLTTMGKVIGGGLPVGAYGGKREIMQQVAPAGPIYQAGTLSGNPLAMAAGLTTLQELSKPGAYERLEKMSARLAEGLADNAKKLGIPHTLNRVGSMVCLFFTETPVINYETAKTSDLERFSAYFSYLLEEGIMIPPSQFEGMFVSLAHTDEDIERTIEASYKAMKKAFE
- a CDS encoding cytochrome C assembly family protein — protein: MAEVRWIYDLTIFLYAASVLFYFNDFLQSNRKVNRLAFGLLVVVWALQTAFFVSQAVMKGYFPVITLFETLFFYSWVLVGLSLAIHYFFRIDLLVFFTNIIGFVVLVMSMFLPETPIEAVSSILTSELLLTHVTLAMFSYGAFSLSMIFSAMYLLQHKMLKGRRWSPLLRRLPSLDQLEGYAYRMNMLGVPMLLLSIVLGIIWGKMVLPEKFLLDSKVVLSVLVVAIYSLWLYQRYRDTMQMRRLAQWNVLAFLLLLINFLGFTTSTFHDWW
- a CDS encoding uroporphyrinogen-III synthase, with protein sequence MIVHGSHKPLTGKCIMVTRARSQVRELVEHIERLGGEAYAFPLLKMMPPTDTAKLDEAITQLPTYDWVVFTSVNGVRFFLERMREVGVGLEAFTGKIAAVGPKTAKALEHHGLEVAVIPSDYVAEGLLSSLYDQLLSGQRVLLPRADIARKALPKELARLGLAVTEVDVYHTVIDAEQAPDAAEKLQQGLIDIILFTSSSTVTHFMAAMEPYASLDWLKHVQIACIGPITADTAKQNGLSVHVVASEYTVEGLLAAIIENLGGNRHGTNI